One Bufo gargarizans isolate SCDJY-AF-19 chromosome 4, ASM1485885v1, whole genome shotgun sequence DNA window includes the following coding sequences:
- the LOC122935353 gene encoding uncharacterized protein LOC122935353, with product MDLRPTVDSLEPSGESSTDGSETPAVFSPAISPEPTPAEEPEESSQGQHQQPSPPRVRQPHRRRPRQVPPSTSVPESREVIDARVIDFLAQRRSDGVEEKMLRGLAPLLKKVPEPDHNACVASIAVVMKMFAIPNHGDILGHLNRWMVDLENEGQPQVAGQFGRERQPTQAPSFAPHPQYGPPHGHLQRASQPIFQGSLPTVPQQQAQGRPRSSFPAGSFTQDLFEL from the coding sequence tactgtggacagtctggaacccTCTGGGGAGTCGTCGACAGATGGAAGTGAAACCCCAGCTGTTTTCTCCCCTGCAATTAGTCCGGAACCGACGCCAGCAGAGGAGCCGGAGGAGTCGTCACAGGGCCAGCACCAACAGCCCAGTCCACCCCGTGTCAGGCAGCCGCACCGAAGACGCCcccgccaagtccctccctccacctctgtgccagagagtcgggaGGTTATTGACGCACGCGTCATTGATTTTCTGGCACAGAGGCGGAGTGACGGAGTGGAGGAGAAGATGCTTCGCGGATTGGCGCCCCTTCTGAAAAAAGTGCCGGAACCGGACCACAACGCATGCGTGGCTTCTATAGCGGTGGTCATGAAGATGTTCGCCATCCCAAATCATGGGGACATCCTGGGCCATTTGAACAGATGGATGGTGGATCTTGAAAATGAGGGGCAACCCCAAGTGGCCGGCCAATTTGGACGGGAAAGGCAACCAACTCAGGCGCCTTCTTTTGCCCCACACCCCCAGTACGGGCCACCCCATGGCCATTTGCAAAGGGCATCACAGCCCATTTTCCAGGGCAGTTTGCCCACTGTCCCACAACAGCAGGCTCAAGGAAGGCCACGGTCCTCCTTTCCGGCAGGGTCTTTCACCCAGGACCTCTTTGagttatga